In Candidatus Binataceae bacterium, the genomic window TATTCGCTCGGCAGCTTCTTCAGCTTCGGGAATGACCACATGTGATGCTTCACGTAAGCCTCGTCCATCGCATGCAGCGCCCATGGCACCCATCCGATCCCGGCCTCGATCGAGCCGAAGCGCAGTTTCGGATAGCGCTCGATCACGCCCGAGGCGCACAGGTTCGCAACCGGCTCGATCGTCGGCGCCAGCGAATGCGATACGTAGTTGATAACCGCGCCGCCGTCCTTGCGCGCCGCGCGCGGGTCGCGTCCGGTCGAAACGTGGAATGTGATCGCGAGATCGTGCGCCTGCAGCAGTTCCCACATCGGATCGAACATCCCGAAGTTGTAATTCGGATGCCGCGCGTCGTGCGCGCCGAAGATCGGCTTGCACGGCAGCGTCACGCCTTTGAAGCCCAGCTTCGCGACCCGCTTGATCTCCGCGAGCGTGCCTTCGAGGTCGCCCGTCGCGAGGCACGCCATCGGCACCATCCGCGGGCTGTACTGGATATACGCCTCCGCCGCCCAGTTGTTGTAAACCACGCACTGGGCATGTGCGAATTGCGGGTCAGGCGTCGCCCACATCTGAAGTCCCTTGTTGGGAAAGATAATCTCGTAATCGACGCCGTCGCGGTCGAGGTCGCGCAGCCGCTCGGCAGGATCGGCGCCCGCCTTGTTGCGGATTCCGTCCTCGCCCTGCAGGTTGCTGTCGAGCAGGCGCGAGCGCGCCCAGCCCTCGGAGATCGCCCACCTCACGCCGTTTTCATCGATCTCGATCCGCGGCAGGCGGTCGGCATACTTCTTCTCGAGGTGTTCCTTCCAGATGTTAGCGGGTTCATTGGCGTGGGTGTCGGCGGACACCATGAAATACTTGTTGGCGTCGCTGGCATGCGCGGTCCGGCTCCATCCTGAATGGCCGGGAGTATTGAGCCGCCACCGATTCGGCTCGTCGATATTCTGTGTCGATTCGTGTTCCATCGGCATCCTCCGATCTGCCCGTTGCACAAGCGCTTTTGTGGCAGTCTTGCGCGATCCTAGTGCGGAACTCGGCCCGCCGTCTAGTCCGCAAGGACTAAGAACAGAAAAAAGAATAACCACAAAGGCCACAAAGGCACGAAGCGAAGCGGCGCTGCGCCACTTCGCAAGATTTTCCTCCTTAGTGCCCTTCGTGCCTTAGCTTGGTGTCTTAGTGGTGATCTTTTTCCGCTTCCGCCGCGACGAATCGGTGCACGAGTTTTTGGAAGTGCTGGATGCCGCCTTCGCGCGAGAGCATCAGGTGTCCCCGCTCGACGGCGCCCGAGCGATGCCCGCGCTGCACCGACTCGCACAGAATAATGTCCTCGCGCTGGACGAGGTCTGAGAACTCG contains:
- a CDS encoding amidohydrolase family protein produces the protein MEHESTQNIDEPNRWRLNTPGHSGWSRTAHASDANKYFMVSADTHANEPANIWKEHLEKKYADRLPRIEIDENGVRWAISEGWARSRLLDSNLQGEDGIRNKAGADPAERLRDLDRDGVDYEIIFPNKGLQMWATPDPQFAHAQCVVYNNWAAEAYIQYSPRMVPMACLATGDLEGTLAEIKRVAKLGFKGVTLPCKPIFGAHDARHPNYNFGMFDPMWELLQAHDLAITFHVSTGRDPRAARKDGGAVINYVSHSLAPTIEPVANLCASGVIERYPKLRFGSIEAGIGWVPWALHAMDEAYVKHHMWSFPKLKKLPSEYFRSNGFASFQEDQPGLDLAEKYNLTGNFLWANDYPHHEGSWPHSAEAIERQMGSLSEETRAKILGLNAARMFNLEVRRYAQVAA